GCCATTGCCACTACCTGCTGCCGCAACTGGGCGATCGCCCGCTCTCTTTCGGAGTTCAAATCCTGAGCAGCGGTCTCTTTCATGCGTTGAATATCCTGCGTTGCCTGAGCCAGAATATTATTTCTTGCTACCTTGGCGTTTTCCTCTGCTGCTTTTCGGATTCGCTCTGCTTCTGCTTGAGCTTGAGCCAGCTTTTGTTGCTGCTCAGCCAGTGATGATGCTGACTCCGAGGCGCGGCGTTCGGCAGTAGCAATCACTGTTTCAATGCGCTCGTGGCGATCGCTCAGGGTTTTCCCCACAACTTTGCGCCCGAAGTACAACAGCACACCAATAATAATGACAAGGTTAACTAGGTTGGTGCTTAAAATATCAAAATTTAAACCAAACCCGCCTTCTGCCCCTGCCTCTGCTATTTCAGCGTTAACAGCGCTGGCTTCTGCCACCAATAATAAAAGATTTCCCATTATACCCATCCACAACTGCGCTGCTGATTGCAAAACTTGGCGTTCCCTAACTCAGGAAACCAGCTTTTACTTCTATTTTTTGTTGTTCTTTGTGACTATCGCAGTAGAGACAATGTTCGTTAGCGCTGACCGATCAGATCTGCTCCTAGCAGCTTCTCCAGGATCTGGCGGCTGAGACCATCAACCTGTTGCTGCAACGAAGCCAAAGCCTCTTGTTTTTGCTGCTCAATTTCTTGAGCTGCCTGCTCTCGTTGTGCTTGAGCTTCTCGCTGTGCTTCTGCCATTTTTTCAGCAGCGATCTTTTGGGCTTCTGCTTGAGCATCAGCAATAATCGTTTGCGATCGTCGTCTGGCTGCAGCTAGCTCTTGCTCATATTGTTTT
This window of the Chroococcidiopsis sp. CCMEE 29 genome carries:
- a CDS encoding F0F1 ATP synthase subunit B encodes the protein MGIMGNLLLLVAEASAVNAEIAEAGAEGGFGLNFDILSTNLVNLVIIIGVLLYFGRKVVGKTLSDRHERIETVIATAERRASESASSLAEQQQKLAQAQAEAERIRKAAEENAKVARNNILAQATQDIQRMKETAAQDLNSERERAIAQLRQQVVAMALQKVESQLQTGVDEAAQQQLIDRSIALMGGR
- a CDS encoding F0F1 ATP synthase subunit B', with the protein product MTYWITLLAVEAAGKEGGLFDIDATLPLMALQFLILVLILNATFYKPLSKAIDDRDEYVRKNQLEARERLSKAEQLAKQYEQELAAARRRSQTIIADAQAEAQKIAAEKMAEAQREAQAQREQAAQEIEQQKQEALASLQQQVDGLSRQILEKLLGADLIGQR